A genomic region of Dickeya solani IPO 2222 contains the following coding sequences:
- a CDS encoding D-ribose ABC transporter substrate-binding protein has product MKLRSMLLTAAITSALSLTAHAAEKGTIMILVNSLDNPYYASEAKGADKKAQELGYNTTVLSHGEDVKKQSELIDAAIGKKVQGIVLDNADSTASVAAIKKAKAAGIPVVLINREIPVDDVALVQITHNNFQAGSDVANMFVGKMGEKGKYAELTCSLADNNCVTRSKSFHQVLDQYPEMTSVARQDAKGTLLDGKRIMDSILQAHPDVKGVICGNGPVALGAIAALKAAGRNDVVVVGIDGSNDERDAVKEGALKATVMLQAQAIAAQGVTDLDNYLRKGEKPAKQRVMFRGILITPENANKVQDFNFKS; this is encoded by the coding sequence ATGAAATTGCGTTCAATGCTGTTAACTGCCGCCATCACCAGTGCCCTATCGCTGACCGCCCACGCGGCGGAAAAAGGCACCATCATGATTCTGGTCAATTCGCTGGATAACCCCTATTACGCCTCGGAAGCCAAAGGCGCGGATAAAAAAGCGCAGGAGCTGGGCTACAACACCACCGTGCTATCGCATGGCGAAGATGTGAAGAAGCAAAGCGAGCTTATCGACGCGGCCATCGGCAAGAAAGTACAGGGCATCGTGCTGGATAACGCCGACTCCACCGCCAGCGTGGCGGCGATAAAAAAAGCGAAGGCCGCCGGGATTCCGGTGGTGCTGATCAACCGCGAAATTCCGGTGGATGACGTGGCGCTGGTGCAGATCACCCATAACAACTTCCAGGCCGGTTCCGACGTCGCCAATATGTTCGTCGGCAAAATGGGCGAAAAAGGCAAATACGCCGAGCTGACCTGTAGCCTGGCGGACAACAACTGCGTCACCCGTTCCAAATCCTTCCATCAGGTGCTCGATCAGTACCCGGAGATGACCAGCGTCGCCCGTCAGGACGCCAAGGGCACCTTGCTTGACGGCAAGCGCATCATGGACAGCATCCTGCAGGCGCACCCGGATGTGAAAGGGGTGATCTGCGGCAACGGCCCGGTGGCGCTGGGCGCGATTGCCGCGCTGAAGGCCGCCGGCCGCAACGATGTGGTGGTGGTCGGTATCGACGGCAGCAACGATGAGCGCGACGCGGTGAAAGAAGGCGCTCTGAAAGCCACCGTGATGTTGCAGGCGCAGGCCATCGCCGCGCAGGGCGTCACCGACCTCGACAACTATCTCCGCAAGGGCGAAAAGCCCGCCAAACAGCGCGTGATGTTCCGCGGCATTCTGATTACGCCGGAAAACGCGAACAAGGTGCAGGATTTTAACTTCAAATCCTGA
- a CDS encoding sugar ABC transporter ATP-binding protein, with amino-acid sequence MVTTASPTPAADAEPAPEVIIETRNLSRVYPGVTALDQVNYRVYRNKVNVLIGENGAGKSTMMKMLAGVETPSSGQILLDGKPVTLGSTHQAEQQGISIIFQELNLFPNMNVMDNIFIANEFFQRGVINETFQYALAKTLLERLELDIDPYTPLGELGIGHQQLVEIARALSKDTRVLIMDEPTSALSQSEVKVLFGVIEQLKRRGVTIIYISHRLEELMEIGDHITIFRDGRFICDREVRYASVPWIIEQMVGDKKKHFDYQPAPQGDTVLTVAGLTALHPSGGYRLHDVSFSLRKGEVVGIYGLLGAGRTELFKGLIGLMPCQQGRVQLNDDCLDGLGFRQRLEKGIALVPEDRQGEGMVQLMSVRANMTLSSLSLRGFWRAWAWLREPDEARQVDEMVRQLAVKVSDGELPITSLSGGNQQKVVLGKALMTRPQVVLLDEPTRGIDVGAKTDVYHLIGRMAQQGLSVMFSSSELDEVMALADRILVMADGRITADLPRSQVTREILISASTPHD; translated from the coding sequence ATGGTGACTACGGCGTCGCCGACGCCGGCGGCGGACGCCGAGCCCGCGCCGGAGGTGATTATCGAAACCCGCAATCTGTCGCGCGTGTATCCGGGCGTGACCGCGCTTGATCAGGTCAATTACCGGGTGTATCGCAATAAGGTCAACGTGTTGATCGGCGAAAACGGCGCGGGCAAGTCCACCATGATGAAGATGCTGGCCGGGGTGGAAACGCCGTCGTCCGGGCAGATCCTGCTGGATGGCAAACCGGTGACGCTGGGCTCAACCCATCAGGCGGAACAACAGGGCATCAGCATCATCTTTCAGGAACTGAACCTGTTCCCCAACATGAACGTGATGGACAACATCTTCATCGCCAACGAGTTTTTCCAGCGCGGCGTCATCAACGAAACATTTCAGTACGCGCTGGCGAAAACGTTGCTGGAACGGCTGGAGCTGGATATCGACCCCTACACCCCGCTCGGCGAGCTGGGCATCGGCCACCAGCAACTGGTGGAAATCGCCCGCGCCCTGTCCAAGGACACCCGGGTGCTGATCATGGATGAACCGACCTCGGCGCTGAGCCAGTCGGAGGTGAAAGTGCTGTTCGGGGTGATAGAACAGCTCAAGCGGCGCGGCGTCACCATCATCTATATCTCCCATCGGCTGGAAGAGCTGATGGAGATTGGCGACCACATCACCATTTTCCGCGATGGTCGTTTCATCTGCGATCGCGAGGTACGGTACGCCAGCGTGCCCTGGATCATCGAACAGATGGTCGGCGACAAGAAAAAGCATTTTGACTATCAACCCGCGCCGCAGGGCGACACCGTGCTGACGGTGGCGGGGCTGACGGCGTTGCACCCAAGCGGCGGCTACCGGCTGCACGACGTCTCTTTCAGCCTGCGCAAAGGCGAGGTGGTGGGGATTTACGGCCTGCTGGGGGCCGGGCGCACCGAGCTGTTCAAGGGATTGATCGGCCTGATGCCGTGCCAGCAGGGCCGCGTGCAGCTGAACGATGACTGCCTTGACGGGTTGGGGTTTCGCCAGCGGCTGGAAAAAGGCATCGCGCTGGTGCCGGAGGACCGGCAGGGCGAAGGCATGGTCCAACTGATGTCTGTGCGCGCCAACATGACGCTGTCCTCGTTGAGCCTGCGCGGTTTCTGGCGCGCCTGGGCGTGGCTGCGTGAACCGGACGAGGCCCGGCAGGTGGACGAGATGGTGCGCCAGTTGGCTGTCAAGGTCAGCGACGGCGAATTGCCGATCACCTCGCTGTCCGGCGGCAACCAACAGAAAGTGGTGCTGGGCAAGGCGTTAATGACCCGGCCGCAGGTGGTACTGCTCGACGAGCCGACCCGCGGTATCGACGTCGGCGCCAAAACCGATGTCTACCACCTGATTGGGCGCATGGCGCAGCAGGGGCTGTCGGTGATGTTTTCGTCGTCCGAACTGGACGAGGTAATGGCGCTGGCCGATCGCATTCTGGTGATGGCCGATGGCCGCATCACCGCCGATCTGCCGCGCAGCCAGGTCACCCGCGAAATCCTCATCAGCGCTTCCACTCCTCACGACTAA
- a CDS encoding ABC transporter permease yields MSQKYTLYMYLLKARTFIALLIVIVFFSLMVPNFLTPSNLLIMTQHVAITGLLAIGMTLVILTGGIDLSVGAVAGICGMVAGALLTNGIPLWGGNVLFLNVPEVILTVAVLGMAIGLVNGVVITRLVVAPFICTLGMMYVARGVALLFNDGSTYANLNGMPALGNTGFAFLGSGTLLGVYLPIWLMLAFLLLGLYLTRKTPLGRYIYAIGGNESAARLAGVPIVNVKIFVYAFSGLCAALVGLVVASQLQTAHPMTGNMFEMDAIGATVLGGTALAGGRGRVSGSIIGAFVIVFLADGMVMMGVSDFWQMVIKGVVIVTAVVIDQFQQRLQNKVVMMRRHEKKQAVNPLSEVSHV; encoded by the coding sequence ATGAGTCAAAAATACACGCTGTATATGTACCTGCTGAAAGCCCGTACTTTCATCGCGCTGCTGATCGTGATCGTCTTCTTCAGCCTGATGGTGCCGAACTTTCTCACCCCCTCCAACCTGTTGATCATGACCCAGCACGTGGCGATCACCGGGCTGTTGGCCATCGGCATGACGCTGGTGATCCTCACCGGCGGCATCGATCTTTCCGTCGGCGCGGTGGCCGGTATCTGCGGCATGGTGGCGGGCGCGCTGCTCACCAACGGCATTCCGCTGTGGGGCGGCAATGTCCTGTTTCTCAACGTGCCGGAGGTGATCCTGACGGTGGCGGTATTGGGGATGGCGATCGGGCTGGTGAACGGGGTGGTGATCACCCGGCTGGTGGTGGCGCCGTTCATCTGTACGCTGGGCATGATGTATGTCGCCCGCGGCGTGGCGCTGCTGTTTAACGACGGCAGCACCTACGCCAACCTCAACGGGATGCCGGCGCTGGGCAACACCGGGTTTGCTTTTTTGGGTTCCGGCACGCTGCTTGGCGTCTATCTGCCGATCTGGCTGATGCTGGCGTTTCTGCTGCTCGGGCTGTACCTGACGCGTAAGACCCCGCTGGGCCGCTATATCTACGCCATCGGCGGCAATGAGTCCGCCGCCCGCCTCGCCGGGGTGCCGATCGTCAACGTGAAAATCTTCGTCTACGCCTTTTCCGGGCTGTGCGCCGCGCTGGTGGGGCTGGTGGTGGCGTCGCAACTGCAAACCGCCCACCCGATGACCGGCAACATGTTTGAGATGGACGCCATCGGCGCCACCGTGCTCGGCGGCACCGCGCTGGCGGGCGGCCGCGGCCGGGTGTCCGGTTCGATTATCGGCGCGTTCGTGATCGTGTTTCTGGCCGACGGCATGGTGATGATGGGGGTCAGCGACTTCTGGCAGATGGTGATCAAGGGCGTGGTGATCGTCACCGCGGTGGTGATCGACCAGTTCCAGCAGCGGCTGCAGAACAAGGTGGTCATGATGCGTCGCCACGAAAAAAAGCAGGCGGTTAACCCGCTGTCGGAGGTGAGCCATGTCTAG
- a CDS encoding DUF2291 family protein, translating into MSKRSRPLWLALAVLGLGGCRIVSQQEMADLKHPPNPHMANLGDTWRQHIVPQVVREARPVAALMKDVQASSDMDAACKQFGYRSQQENPCVFTVRVIGTVVSIDTASRNGKMVVRDDSAGNVTVQLGPTIRGTDLRDAYRGVSYQDFNDQVLYGDFGRAINQQALAMIQAAHPKTGERLDVIGVFSSWDIPQAVPDITPAQITRDDKGG; encoded by the coding sequence ATGTCCAAGAGGTCCAGACCGCTGTGGCTGGCGCTGGCCGTTCTGGGATTGGGGGGCTGCCGCATCGTGTCGCAGCAGGAAATGGCCGACCTGAAGCATCCCCCTAATCCCCATATGGCGAACCTCGGCGACACCTGGCGGCAGCACATTGTGCCGCAGGTGGTCCGCGAGGCGCGCCCGGTCGCGGCGCTGATGAAAGATGTGCAGGCGAGCAGCGACATGGACGCCGCCTGCAAACAGTTCGGCTACCGCTCGCAGCAGGAAAACCCCTGCGTGTTCACCGTGCGGGTCATCGGCACGGTGGTCAGCATCGATACCGCCTCGCGTAACGGCAAAATGGTGGTGCGGGACGACAGCGCCGGAAACGTCACCGTACAACTGGGGCCGACGATTCGCGGCACCGACCTGCGTGACGCTTACCGGGGCGTGAGCTATCAGGATTTCAACGATCAGGTGCTGTACGGCGATTTCGGCCGCGCCATCAACCAGCAGGCGCTGGCGATGATTCAGGCCGCTCACCCGAAAACGGGCGAGCGACTCGACGTGATAGGGGTGTTCAGCAGTTGGGACATTCCGCAGGCGGTGCCGGATATCACGCCGGCGCAGATAACGCGTGACGACAAGGGGGGATGA